The DNA region TCtaaaagattatattttttaataaaacaattcaacTAAATTGTAAAGCAGTTCAACtcactggttaaacaacatggACAACATCATTTCACTTGTTTCATCAGGTAGATTTGTAAGGAACAGAATTTGGTTAGGTGGTTGTTCCGCGTTGGCTCCAGGAATCCTGTTTGGATCTTtgctcttcttcttctttcttggCGCCTCATCATCAGGACCTTTCGGAGGTTTAATCCTCTTGGGACGTTCTTGGAATGTACCTTTCAGTTTCGCGATGACATCTGAGTCTGTTTTGGAATATTGGATTCTCTGTAATTGAGGAGTTTAAAAATGTGCCTGGTGCAATGCACAAAAAGGAGAatgtcaaattattaaataaaaaaggtgcatttattttataaaatttacaaattggCATGGACAAAGTTCTTCAacttataaaacttaaaagatttataaaataatattatgagtCTTTTGATGACTGATCACTATTAGTGATGTGAATTCTATGcttgactttttaaataataaattatttagccTTTATAATAAGCCCCCTCATATAAAGACAAGCTACAgctaaatatattttctgataAGTGTTTGGGTATGTTAAAACAATAAAGACAAACTCAGTTAGCACTGATCTtatgtcacttaaaattgtacaaaaaaggATTTGCTTCTACTTAAAGGGAAcattctattaatattaatatacttCTCATATTGCTTGGAAAATAGCAAAGATTAACCTCTTCCTAAAATCTCCAACCCCACAGAACCTTGCTATTTGaaacttttaagaattttgacaaatatgtctaaaataatAGAAGAAACCATGTGTGAGCAAATATCTAAAtatgcttttaaatttattataatacctAATATGCCGTCTGGCTATAGAACAATTCTGTAGATAAGAGAGAAGTATCAACCTCAATTCTGTGTGATTATACAAAAGTTTTTGACACTTTTTGCAGCATTATGGATTTGGATTAAAAACAACTCTTTTATTTCAGGATTAACTTGCAAATTATCATCAATTTGTACAAAGCAATTCCAAAATATCAGCAAATATTTCTAACATGCAAGGAGTTCCATAGGGATCAATCTTAGGACCAATGCTGTTCTGAATATATATAGAATAGAAACATTTTTGGTTATCAACCATATTATTCGGAAAAATACAAACTTAGCCTGCTATATTATCAGGTAGCAGGCTATGACTAATAAAACTCATTTGTTTATTCTCAATATTTCTCCCTATATTTTCCAGATTCCTACCTGACAATAAATTTGCATTTctccctgtatatatatatacagggtgtcccagaaaaGAGTGTCAAGGAGTGGCGCAGAGGTACAGCATCCCTCAGGAATCCGAATCACCCCCTGtatatgatcctttttttaatgaaaaatgcctttaaatttattggacttttttccctcttgttttttaaagcaatttatttttatttttgagtgcATGATTTTGATTGGTGGATTTAGTCTTTTTCATGTtagttttaactaaatatttaaataaaaaatcaggcATTGTTTACCATGATTATAGAAAATTAGCTAAGAAGgtgaaaatactgaaaaatcacAACAAAATCATAACtcctaaacaaaacaaaaaaatacagtgTGATTCAGATTCCCCCGAGGAGTGCTCTACCTCTGCGCCACCCCTTGACACACTTTTCTGGGACACcctatacatatatatatatatatatatatatatataaaaatatatttaaatatatcagaGAGGCTATATGATTTTTAAGCATTGTTCTTTACACCATTACAGATGATGTATAGTGATacacaaatatatttatatattttccttttccaccaagtaatttcaaaatttctacaGATCTAATTAATGAGAATCTAGACACTTAAGTTTAAAGATTACAGgatcaaaacaaaactaaagTCAAGTAAATcatctctaattttttttgggttccAAGAAGTCATAGGAATTTGTTAAAGGTAGGATGCCAATAGTCTTGAATGGAAATACTCTTTACTTCCCTTACTAGTtgtaagagaaataaaaaacttaagtgTATGGTTCAATTCAGATTTGAGGTTTAGGATGATTCATGTGGATATTTCATTTGCTGTAAAAATCTCTTTTCTGTAAAACTGATATAAATGACTTAACACTGCAACATAAATGTTTTAATAGTGTGCAGCAAATGGCCCCAAATAGGAATTATATATCAGCATGAGAGACAATAAGGGAATGGTAAGCCATTAGCATTATTGAATTACTGGCTAGGATtcatacttttaataaaatgtcaagAAGAAACATGTAATAACTATTTAGCATTTCTACCTAAGAAAGTAGAAAACCATCAAAAATCTATTTCACAAATATTTATGCTGATTGGATTAAGTTTTTGAATCAAGTATGCTccgaattatttaaatatcaaattaatattttatttagcttttcatagaaaatttataaatttagagTTACCTACTACACTTTTCTTGGGGAtgtgcaaaatatatttttagtcaCCTTATTTGCCACATGGTTAACATAAGATGCCCAAagtaaaattggttaaataccactcataactttttatttatttttttaaataaataatttcaccCTCTAAAGAGAAACACTTCAATACTTTAGAAAGGTTAAAAGTTATGCTGCTGTGATGATGCCATCTTGTTTTGAAATGGTCAGCATCCTATGAACATGTTGTAAGCTTTTAGTAACACAACAGAAGAGAATTCATTGGACAAAGATAAGAAACCTatgctaaaatatataataaagcacttaaaaatgtataataatttctCACCATTGGTTTATCATAAAAGGGAAAGCCCTGCATAGACCTCAAAGCGTTAGTCGAGCTTTGGATCTCCTTGAATATCACAAATGCTTGACCCCtcatttttaacgtttttaaagCGACTATATCAATAATCTGACCAAATTGGGAAAATATAGCATACAGGGACTTCTTCAGGTcctcttttttgattttttcatttaggtTATTGATGTAAATTGTGTTGTTTGGTCTGATATCCATCTGCAAAGAGAAAATTAGGTAAGCGTGGTAGCATGAAAAGGAGAATTTGTTTTGTGTAGCTATACTTACGATTTTTCCTCTTCGCTTTAGGTCTGGTtcaataaaactcaaaaataaaacttagagAATTTCCATAACAAAATGCGGTAAAAAGGAAGCGTCAGTAAAATAGACAAATTAGTCAGCAATAAAAATGCTGACATTTTATACATGCGTTGCATGTGTCAACGCATAGTTGAAGTTAAGGGTccatttacattaaataattttccaaagcGAGGATCACTACGACGCAATTTCTCAGTGTAAGCACAGCGTGTGTTGAAAAATTCCCAAACATCCTTAATAATTCAAGGTgtctcaaataaaaattatagatctcTTTCAGATCTACATTAGGATAACTTTGCATATACAGAAGGCATCAAAACCGTAAAGTAGAGACcaaagctatttttttttaaattagaatggtatattttttatgcattttccgATTCTATGCGAAATTTTAAGACAACTTCATGTAACATATAGTTTACTTCAACAGGTTAAAATATACAatgatttgaaaaattattatgtaaaacaCGCACATAttaacctataaaaaaaagaaatggtaCAAACaaagtatttaaacaataaacagatttaattaaatgttaaaaatggcCCTCTTAAACGGTTTTACAATTGTAGTAAAAAGCATTTGCTACATTTTCTAACATATCAGGAGTTATCAAATTACCTTCTTCTtcttgctggccattcaattCCATCGCTCTACTAATCCAACAATTTGGAAAAGTCGTATTTAAGACTCttcttttcttataaattaactCCAAAATGAGGAGGGGCCATCTCGTTGAAACCATAtctaatcaaaataattaattatcataCTAATACTAATTTTGACTATCTATGAAGGCCTACGTCAGTGAGCTGCCTTGAAGAACGGATGTCATTCGTAGTCAAATATTCATTTCCGTTCAAGATACCAGCGATCCGATGAAGGACGCAATTGATGTCAATGCCACAGACCCTCTGGTACCTCTGTACAACAACGAtgatttagtttagttttatgACCGTTAGAAACGAAAGAGTCTGTCACCGAAACCTTAAACCCCGTTCCAGCATGTGGCCTAAAAAAATTCGGGAAGCTATCAATGATGTTCTTTAGAGAATACAAAAGCTGCCGTCTGTGCATCCCTGACCTGTGAAGTACAGCAAGACCTGTTTACTGCTCAAGCTGAGTATACTCTTGCACATTGTGCGGTTAAGGATTTATAAATGTTTAGACGAAGAGCGAACAAAGATTTTCCGCGAAAAATTCAAGAGCTACATTGGGTCTAACCTCACAGTTGGACAAGCACACAAGATAACCGATGAAGAAGactcaaagaaaaaatttccACCTGGTTAACAAAGAGGCGTCGcattttttttcctgttttagGGTTTTGTCCATTATGCTCGTATACACCTCAGCCTAACGGCTCATTAGCCGGTACAGGTCTTTTGCTGCTGTGGTACCTAGTGCTTGTGGGTCCAGTGTGCCTCTCCCAAATATTTGCTGCCTTTTGCGACACAAGGGCTCACAATTGCAAACTACATGTCGGACTATTTCTGGGTCCTTTTCGGACAATCGGCAATTAAGGTCTCCATTATACACTCTAATTCTCTTGAGGTGTTATTTAAGGGCCATGACAATGTGTCTCGTTCTGATACTTATAAGTATTCTGAGTTTGTTCCTTTAAAATGTAAGAAAGtctatggtaattttttttttcactgcgGAGTGTGCTTCTTGTGTAGTGCAGGTTGTACAtacgtgtaaaataaattagttgacattatttatttttgtgcatcaagtgttttaattcacacgtAACGAATGGGTAAAAACGCTACAACAATGCGTTTCCAATTACAAATATTGGTAAATAATGTGCCACCacataatttatcttttatgtcatatttaaatttcctaatataaataataatttaataaaataatgtgttTATCATTATTTGAAGGATTGACGTATTTTAAtcgttggaaaaaacgctcgaatACGTCGATAAGTATTTTtagttgaaaattttttttatacagggtatgTCATATAATAATGGCCAATcccaacttttttattttaaatagaatactcagtatattgttaaattttagaTTCCTTAAAACATTCTATGCATATATCAGCATTCTAAAACTATCTACGATTGTTATGTGACTTAACTTACACTTGACCGTAATGCTAGTTTACAAATCAGTCTAGGGAAAACTCATTGTATGAACAAACCCAGAAATAACAAACTCATATCCCGATTTAGCATATAGTTTCAATAAGTTTAGGCACTGCCCTATCAATGTCCAGTAATACCTCAACCGAATATTTCCAATTTGGTGGATATTGGCGAGGATCAATAGAATGACCAGAACGATTCTCTGATCTGACGCCGGTAAACTTTTTCTTAAGGCTGCTACTTGACCCAAGAAGATAAATAAGGCTGGTAGTTAGATCGCTCCTATGAGATATTTAGTAACGTTAGCAGGCATTTCTGTATATTAGGATATTGCTGAGACTACATTGATGTTAATGTCTTTTTTTAGTTATCAAGAGATAAACAGTATTACAATTAGTTTGTGCGtattagtaaaatttaattttttaatgcttttataatttccaaaaaatcaaaCAGTTAATATTTCGTAACTGACTGTTTGAGACAGAACATTAAAGACATGTATATGACATTATACATATATGTGTAGaatttgtcaaatatttcaCAAACAATTAATCTACCGGgtgttttatttcaaaaaagaaagtTAGCATTGATCACAGGTCACGTCCTATAGAAAAATGCCAGACTTAATACCATTAGACattcattttcaaaaagtttcCCGTTTAcgctttatcaaaattataccATTTAGTTCAGCTTATGTCTCGCTATTTTA from Anthonomus grandis grandis chromosome 8, icAntGran1.3, whole genome shotgun sequence includes:
- the LOC126739316 gene encoding U1 small nuclear ribonucleoprotein A encodes the protein MDIRPNNTIYINNLNEKIKKEDLKKSLYAIFSQFGQIIDIVALKTLKMRGQAFVIFKEIQSSTNALRSMQGFPFYDKPMRIQYSKTDSDVIAKLKGTFQERPKRIKPPKGPDDEAPRKKKKSKDPNRIPGANAEQPPNQILFLTNLPDETSEMMLSMLFNQFPGFKEVRLVPNRHDIAFVEFENEMQSASAKDALQGFKITPTHAMKISFAKK